In one window of Bradyrhizobium diazoefficiens DNA:
- a CDS encoding glycosyltransferase: protein MRVVAAVLLLVSVLHAGLWGVLRDKEPAPDFKGLLPSLSYTPFEPGHVVDNNVDPEKIRADMKKLSTITRAIRSYSATEGNELVPPIAAEFGLKVTVGAWIDKDPDRNEREIKAAIELARKNSNVNGVVVGNEVIYRGEQKIEDLIELIKRVKSAVHVPVTTGEIWNIWRDNPDLASNVDFIAAHVLPYWENFRSDQAVDQAVDRYNLLRNQFPGKRIVIAEFGWPSAGYNLRNADPGAFQQALTLRNFVSRAGALGMDYNIVEAIDQPWKFFEGGVGPYWGILNASREPKFAWTGPVENPDYWKLMTIALLVGILLSLPILRLEQPTAKQAFLLSVTANGVGAWAATVFGYWNGHYFLFGSAFALTLGMILLVPLVLIAMARIDEVAAVALGRPPRRLLAKSKPIENVPENYYPKVSIHIPAYSEPVEMLKQTLDALARLDYPNYECVVIINNTPDPAFWQPIQDHCRALGERFKFINAEKVKGFKAGALRIAMDRTAVDAEIIGILDADYVVEPDWLKDLVPVFADPSVGLVQAPQEHRDGDLSIMHYIMNGEYAGFFDIGMVQRNELNAVIVHGTMCLIRRAAMDMAGGWSSDTICEDSDLGLAIQELGWTTHYTNHRYGKGLLPDTYEAFKKQRHRWAYGGLQIVKKHWRQFLPGRSRLTSDQKREYGLGWLNWLGAESLGVVVALLNLIWVPIVAFADIAIPDKILTLPIIGAFIVSLAHFLSMYRARVAIKPGQMMGAMIAAMSVQWTVSRAVAQGLITEHIAFARTSKGGLSRMSIEFQAFWEAVIGALLLIGAGVLIASNNFRQITEIYIFAGVLVLQSLPFLAAVAIAILELSRINSFQFWRDGAIRTAELIGLRPVALPTPGNAQPVPSEVRREAN from the coding sequence ATGCGCGTTGTCGCCGCCGTTCTGTTGCTCGTGTCCGTGCTCCACGCCGGCCTCTGGGGAGTCTTGCGCGACAAGGAGCCCGCACCGGATTTCAAGGGTCTGCTGCCCAGCCTGTCCTATACGCCGTTCGAACCGGGACACGTCGTCGACAACAACGTCGACCCCGAAAAGATTCGCGCGGACATGAAGAAGCTCTCGACCATCACGCGCGCGATCCGGTCCTACTCCGCGACGGAAGGCAACGAGCTGGTGCCGCCGATCGCCGCCGAGTTCGGCCTCAAGGTCACCGTCGGCGCCTGGATCGACAAGGATCCCGACCGCAACGAGCGCGAGATCAAGGCCGCCATCGAGCTCGCCCGCAAGAACAGCAACGTCAACGGCGTCGTCGTCGGCAACGAGGTGATCTACCGCGGCGAGCAGAAGATCGAAGACCTCATCGAGTTGATCAAGCGGGTGAAGAGCGCGGTCCACGTTCCCGTCACCACCGGCGAGATCTGGAACATCTGGCGCGACAACCCCGACCTTGCCTCCAACGTCGATTTTATCGCTGCCCACGTCCTGCCCTATTGGGAAAATTTCCGCTCGGACCAGGCCGTCGACCAGGCCGTCGACCGCTACAATTTGCTGCGCAATCAGTTCCCGGGCAAGCGCATCGTGATCGCCGAGTTTGGCTGGCCGAGCGCCGGCTATAACTTGCGCAATGCTGACCCCGGTGCGTTCCAGCAGGCGCTCACGCTGCGCAATTTCGTCAGCCGCGCCGGAGCGCTCGGCATGGACTACAACATCGTCGAGGCGATCGATCAGCCCTGGAAGTTCTTCGAAGGCGGTGTCGGTCCTTACTGGGGCATCCTCAACGCCAGCCGCGAGCCGAAATTCGCCTGGACCGGCCCGGTCGAAAACCCTGATTATTGGAAGCTGATGACGATCGCGCTCCTGGTCGGCATTCTGCTGTCGCTGCCGATCCTGCGGCTGGAGCAGCCGACCGCGAAACAGGCCTTCCTGCTCTCAGTCACCGCCAACGGCGTCGGCGCCTGGGCCGCGACCGTGTTCGGCTATTGGAATGGACACTACTTCCTGTTCGGATCAGCTTTCGCGCTGACGCTCGGCATGATCCTCCTTGTTCCTCTTGTTCTGATCGCGATGGCGCGCATCGACGAAGTCGCAGCCGTTGCCCTCGGCCGGCCGCCACGGCGGCTGCTCGCCAAGAGCAAGCCGATCGAGAACGTGCCCGAGAATTATTACCCGAAAGTCTCGATCCACATTCCGGCGTATTCCGAGCCGGTCGAGATGCTGAAGCAGACGCTCGATGCGCTGGCGCGGCTCGACTATCCGAACTACGAATGCGTGGTCATCATCAACAACACGCCGGATCCCGCGTTCTGGCAGCCGATCCAGGACCATTGCCGCGCGCTCGGTGAACGCTTCAAGTTCATCAATGCCGAGAAGGTGAAGGGCTTCAAGGCAGGCGCCCTGCGCATCGCCATGGACCGCACCGCCGTGGATGCCGAGATTATCGGCATCCTCGATGCCGACTATGTCGTCGAACCCGACTGGCTGAAGGACCTCGTGCCGGTCTTCGCCGATCCGAGCGTCGGCCTGGTGCAGGCGCCGCAGGAACACCGCGACGGCGATCTGTCGATCATGCACTACATCATGAACGGCGAATATGCCGGCTTCTTCGACATCGGCATGGTCCAGCGCAACGAGCTCAACGCCGTCATCGTCCACGGCACGATGTGCCTGATCCGCCGCGCCGCGATGGACATGGCCGGCGGCTGGTCGAGCGACACGATCTGCGAAGATTCGGATCTCGGACTTGCGATCCAGGAGCTCGGCTGGACCACCCACTACACCAACCATCGCTACGGCAAGGGGCTGCTGCCCGACACCTACGAGGCCTTCAAGAAGCAACGTCATCGCTGGGCCTATGGTGGCCTCCAGATCGTGAAGAAGCACTGGCGGCAGTTCCTGCCCGGGAGAAGCCGGCTGACCTCGGACCAGAAGCGCGAATACGGCCTGGGCTGGCTGAACTGGCTCGGGGCCGAAAGCCTTGGCGTGGTCGTGGCGCTACTCAACCTCATCTGGGTGCCGATCGTCGCCTTCGCCGACATCGCCATCCCCGACAAGATTCTGACGCTGCCGATCATCGGCGCCTTCATCGTCTCGCTCGCGCATTTCCTGTCGATGTACCGCGCGCGCGTCGCGATCAAACCCGGCCAGATGATGGGCGCCATGATCGCCGCGATGAGCGTGCAGTGGACGGTCTCGCGCGCGGTCGCGCAAGGCCTGATTACGGAGCACATCGCGTTCGCGCGCACCTCCAAGGGCGGCCTGTCCAGGATGTCGATCGAGTTCCAGGCGTTCTGGGAGGCCGTGATCGGCGCTCTGCTCCTGATCGGCGCCGGCGTGCTGATTGCCTCCAACAATTTCAGGCAGATCACCGAGATCTACATCTTCGCCGGCGTCCTGGTGCTGCAGAGCTTGCCGTTCCTGGCCGCGGTCGCGATCGCCATCCTCGAGCTCAGCCGCATCAACTCGTTCCAGTTCTGGCGCGACGGCGCGATCCGCACCGCCGAGCTGATCGGCCTGCGCCCGGTTGCCCTGCCGACGCCTGGTAACGCGCAGCCAGTGCCGAGCGAGGTGCGGCGGGAGGCGAACTGA
- a CDS encoding beta-1-3, beta-1-6-glucan biosynthesis protein: protein MRRRVFELRNAVLRQFAATLAVSSLVLLAGLGSTSAQSGTPAPDQAKQPAAQATDSAKDANQNQKRIDEFAEAARTINGPAGNPECVWLGRRAVQLMYRDDLDTAFRHIDLYDRFGCPGGHIQAAFRCLTRFLTQIDDKVPNSLNNLTQACWINPAAQPQQTSAAASSSPAPTTGAPQPQSTASPSPAASPTPAPPK, encoded by the coding sequence ATGCGGCGACGGGTGTTCGAGTTACGAAATGCGGTCCTGCGGCAGTTCGCGGCCACTTTGGCCGTCTCTTCCCTTGTCCTCCTGGCCGGTCTCGGTAGCACCTCCGCCCAGAGCGGAACGCCCGCCCCCGACCAAGCCAAGCAGCCGGCGGCGCAGGCTACCGACTCCGCTAAGGATGCCAACCAGAACCAGAAGCGGATCGACGAGTTCGCTGAAGCTGCCCGCACCATTAATGGTCCGGCCGGCAACCCTGAATGCGTCTGGCTCGGCCGTCGCGCGGTTCAGTTGATGTACAGGGATGACCTCGATACCGCGTTCCGCCACATCGACCTCTACGACCGCTTCGGCTGCCCCGGCGGCCACATCCAGGCCGCGTTCCGCTGCCTGACCCGCTTCCTTACCCAGATCGACGACAAGGTTCCGAACAGCCTGAATAATCTGACCCAAGCCTGCTGGATCAACCCGGCTGCGCAGCCGCAGCAGACATCCGCGGCCGCCTCGTCTTCGCCCGCACCGACCACCGGAGCCCCACAGCCGCAGTCGACAGCGAGCCCTTCGCCCGCGGCCAGCCCGACGCCGGCACCGCCCAAATAG
- a CDS encoding beta-(1-6) glucans synthase, whose product MWWWLATPITLARAPIDPNDKVQCVSYAPFRGEQTPLNEWTHVEADQLEQDLRQLKQITDCVRTYSIENGLDQVPAVAAKVGGLKVIQGIWLGSNRAKNFAQVATAVRLTKEFPTIISSLVVGNEVLLRGEMTTSDLTAIIRSVKAQVSVPVTYADVWEYWLKNRDVYDAVDFVTIHILPYWEDVPVKAKFAASHVEAIRERMAVAFPGKEILIGETGWPSEGRMREGALPSRTNQARVVSEILGLAKAQKFRVNLIEAYDQPWKRRLEGTVGGYWGLIDSVRRQLKYPPGEPISNFPFWKWYMGAGMGLSVLVFAVAGITLRRRPWTPRFSAWLAVGISATSAGILLGIATEKMLYESYGWGGWLQWGVLLLAGILSPIFCAQAIVIGRSLPSFLDLLGPREGRKWSKLSAVLGLTLAVTAVIAAETALGFVFDPRYRDFPYASLTMAVVPFALLMLNRPQIGVRPIAEAVFAGLLALSAVYVILNEGRENWQAMWTCAIYLLFALTLWRARAEQSQG is encoded by the coding sequence GTGTGGTGGTGGCTGGCCACGCCGATCACGCTCGCGCGCGCGCCCATCGATCCCAATGACAAGGTCCAATGCGTCTCCTATGCGCCGTTTCGCGGCGAGCAGACGCCGCTGAACGAATGGACCCATGTCGAGGCTGACCAGCTCGAGCAGGATCTGCGCCAGCTCAAGCAGATCACCGACTGCGTCCGCACCTATTCGATCGAGAACGGGCTCGACCAGGTGCCGGCGGTTGCGGCCAAGGTCGGCGGGCTGAAGGTGATCCAGGGCATCTGGCTCGGCAGCAACCGCGCCAAGAATTTTGCGCAGGTGGCGACCGCGGTCCGCCTCACCAAGGAATTCCCCACCATCATCTCCTCGCTCGTCGTCGGCAACGAGGTGTTGCTGCGCGGAGAGATGACGACGTCGGACCTCACCGCGATCATCCGTTCGGTGAAGGCGCAGGTCAGCGTGCCCGTGACCTATGCCGACGTCTGGGAATACTGGCTGAAGAACCGCGATGTCTATGACGCCGTCGACTTCGTCACGATTCACATCCTGCCTTATTGGGAGGATGTCCCGGTCAAGGCGAAATTCGCAGCCTCCCATGTCGAGGCGATCCGCGAGCGGATGGCGGTGGCGTTCCCCGGCAAGGAGATCCTGATCGGCGAGACTGGCTGGCCGAGCGAAGGCCGCATGCGCGAAGGCGCGCTGCCGTCACGCACCAACCAGGCACGCGTGGTCTCGGAGATCCTGGGGCTCGCGAAGGCGCAGAAGTTTCGCGTCAATCTGATCGAGGCTTATGACCAGCCGTGGAAGCGCCGGCTCGAAGGCACCGTCGGCGGCTATTGGGGCCTGATCGATTCCGTGCGGCGCCAGCTGAAATATCCGCCGGGCGAACCGATCAGCAATTTCCCCTTCTGGAAATGGTACATGGGCGCCGGCATGGGCCTGAGCGTGCTGGTGTTCGCGGTCGCCGGCATCACGCTGCGCCGCCGTCCCTGGACGCCGCGCTTCTCGGCCTGGCTCGCTGTCGGCATCTCCGCGACGTCGGCGGGCATCCTGCTCGGGATCGCCACCGAGAAGATGCTCTACGAGAGCTACGGTTGGGGCGGCTGGCTGCAATGGGGCGTGCTGCTGCTGGCCGGCATCCTGTCGCCGATCTTCTGCGCGCAGGCGATCGTGATCGGCCGCAGCCTGCCGAGCTTCCTCGACCTGCTCGGTCCGCGCGAGGGACGCAAATGGTCGAAACTCTCCGCCGTGCTCGGCCTGACCCTGGCGGTGACGGCGGTGATCGCGGCCGAGACTGCGCTCGGTTTCGTGTTCGATCCGCGCTATCGCGACTTCCCCTACGCCTCGCTGACGATGGCGGTGGTGCCGTTCGCGCTGTTGATGCTGAACCGGCCACAGATCGGCGTGCGGCCGATCGCGGAGGCGGTGTTCGCCGGATTGCTGGCGCTGTCGGCCGTCTACGTGATCCTGAACGAGGGCCGCGAGAACTGGCAGGCGATGTGGACCTGCGCGATCTACCTGTTGTTCGCGCTTACGCTGTGGCGGGCGCGGGCCGAGCAAAGCCAAGGATGA
- the glmU gene encoding bifunctional UDP-N-acetylglucosamine diphosphorylase/glucosamine-1-phosphate N-acetyltransferase GlmU, giving the protein MTARSSLTIVLAAGEGTRMRSHLPKVLHPVAHQTLLAHVLAAAPKETGTGIALAVVIGPDHQAVADEAKRIRPDALTFVQSQRLGTAHAVLAAREAIARGVDDVLIAFGDTPLISAETFARLRAPLAKGAALAALGFRAADPTGYGRFIVEGERLVAIREHADASADERKINLCNAGVMAIDGRRALAILDRIGKANSKGEYYLTDAVGIVREQGWESVVIETSEDEVRGINTKAQLAEAEAVMQERLRKAAMEAGVTLIAPETVHLAADTVFGKDVTIEPFVVIGPGVSIADGAVIHSFSHIVETKLGKNVSIGPYARLRPGTSLGDGARIGNFVETKAATLEAGVKVNHLSYIGDATVGANSNIGAGTITCNYDGFKKHKTIIGQGAFVGTNSSLVAPVKIGNGAYIGSGSVITRDVPDEAMALERNQQTIREGGAARYREMKTGGKKVEKKPET; this is encoded by the coding sequence ATGACCGCCCGCTCAAGCCTCACGATCGTGCTCGCCGCCGGCGAAGGCACGCGCATGCGCTCACACCTGCCGAAAGTGCTGCATCCCGTCGCCCACCAGACGCTGCTCGCCCATGTTCTCGCCGCCGCCCCCAAGGAAACCGGAACCGGCATCGCGCTCGCGGTCGTGATCGGTCCCGATCATCAGGCGGTCGCTGACGAGGCAAAGCGCATCCGTCCCGATGCGCTCACCTTCGTGCAAAGTCAGCGGCTCGGCACCGCGCATGCGGTGCTGGCGGCGCGGGAGGCGATTGCGCGCGGCGTGGACGATGTCCTGATCGCGTTTGGCGATACGCCGCTGATCTCGGCCGAGACCTTTGCACGGCTGCGCGCGCCGCTAGCCAAGGGCGCCGCACTTGCCGCGCTCGGATTTCGCGCCGCCGACCCCACCGGCTATGGCCGCTTCATCGTCGAGGGCGAACGCCTGGTCGCGATCCGCGAGCACGCCGACGCCAGCGCGGACGAGCGCAAGATCAATCTGTGCAATGCCGGCGTGATGGCGATCGACGGACGGCGGGCGCTGGCGATCCTCGACAGGATCGGCAAGGCCAATTCCAAGGGCGAGTATTATTTGACGGACGCGGTCGGCATCGTCCGCGAGCAGGGATGGGAGTCCGTGGTGATCGAGACCAGCGAGGACGAAGTGCGCGGCATCAACACCAAGGCCCAGCTCGCAGAAGCGGAAGCCGTCATGCAGGAGCGGCTGCGCAAGGCTGCAATGGAGGCCGGCGTCACGCTGATCGCGCCGGAGACCGTCCATCTCGCCGCCGACACGGTGTTCGGCAAGGATGTGACGATCGAGCCGTTCGTGGTGATCGGGCCGGGCGTGTCGATCGCCGACGGCGCCGTGATCCACTCCTTCTCGCATATCGTCGAGACAAAGCTCGGCAAGAACGTCTCGATCGGCCCCTATGCGCGGCTCCGTCCCGGCACTTCGCTCGGCGACGGGGCACGCATCGGCAATTTCGTGGAGACCAAGGCCGCGACGCTGGAGGCCGGCGTCAAGGTCAATCATCTCTCCTACATCGGCGATGCCACCGTCGGCGCCAATTCCAATATCGGCGCCGGGACCATCACCTGCAACTACGACGGCTTCAAGAAGCACAAGACGATCATCGGCCAGGGCGCCTTTGTCGGCACCAATTCCTCGCTGGTCGCGCCGGTGAAGATCGGCAACGGCGCCTATATCGGCTCGGGCTCGGTGATCACCCGCGACGTGCCTGATGAGGCGATGGCGCTGGAGCGCAACCAGCAGACCATCAGGGAAGGCGGCGCGGCGCGCTATCGCGAGATGAAGACGGGTGGGAAGAAGGTCGAGAAGAAGCCGGAGACGTGA